A portion of the Micromonospora tarapacensis genome contains these proteins:
- a CDS encoding HelD family protein, with protein MLYQRLDGLREQASKRLTEQLLATGGTLQARSQRDGTVRMYADQVEQFSAVENGLCFGRLDTDGGDRHYIGRIGIFDTDGDYEPLLMDWRAPAARAFYLATAANPQGIRRRRHLRTRQRKVVGVNDEVLDLATASPSGHEELTGEASLLAALDAGRTGRMRDIVETIQVEQDRIIRADLPGVLVVQGGPGTGKTAVALHRAAYLLYTHRRELSTRGVLLVGPNVTFLRYISQVLPALAETGVLLRTQGDLFPGVSARRAEPATTAALKGRSVMVEVLANAVRDRQRTPDEPLEIGLPQRETLVLDPETVAAARDRARRSGRPHNLARAVFDVELVHALGNQIAERIGADPLGGENLLDEADLAEIRRELREEPQVRATLDELWPVLTPQRLLADLYASADRITAAAPMLTVEERAALHRGPGGWTPADVPLLDEAAELLGEDDRAAAARRDRIRALQREYAEGVLEIARGSRSIDVEDEADGGEILGVTDLLDADRLLERHEEADRLTTAQRAAADRSWAFGHVIVDEAQELSPMAWRLLMRRCPSRSMTIVGDVAQTGALAGTPSWAEALAPYVADRWRLTELTVSYRTPAEIMEVAAGVLAEIDPALRPPRAVRSGGFPPQERAVPARRLAADLVEIAAAEAGALADGRLGVIVPAGRVDDLGTALTSALPEAAVGEQPDLGSRVVVLTVAEAKGLEFDSVIVVDPERIVAESPRGRSDLYVALTRATQRLTTLTPARVDQEVLDTSVRPDQAS; from the coding sequence ATGCTCTACCAGCGCCTGGACGGCCTGCGGGAGCAGGCGTCGAAGCGGCTGACCGAGCAGTTGCTGGCGACCGGCGGCACGTTGCAGGCCCGTTCCCAGCGCGACGGCACGGTGCGGATGTACGCCGACCAGGTCGAGCAGTTCTCGGCGGTGGAGAACGGCCTCTGCTTCGGCCGGTTGGACACCGACGGAGGGGACCGCCACTACATCGGCCGGATCGGCATCTTCGACACGGACGGTGACTACGAGCCGCTGCTGATGGACTGGCGCGCCCCGGCCGCCCGGGCCTTCTACCTCGCCACGGCCGCCAATCCGCAGGGCATCCGGCGGCGCCGGCACCTGCGTACCCGGCAACGCAAGGTGGTCGGCGTCAACGACGAGGTGCTCGACCTGGCCACCGCCTCCCCCAGCGGCCACGAGGAGTTGACCGGCGAGGCGTCACTGCTCGCCGCGCTCGACGCGGGACGCACCGGGCGGATGCGCGACATCGTCGAGACCATCCAGGTCGAACAGGACCGGATCATCCGCGCCGACCTGCCCGGCGTGCTGGTGGTGCAGGGCGGTCCGGGCACCGGCAAGACCGCGGTGGCGCTGCACCGCGCCGCGTACCTGCTCTACACCCACCGGCGGGAACTCTCGACCCGGGGCGTGCTGCTGGTCGGCCCGAACGTCACGTTCCTGCGGTACATCTCGCAGGTGCTGCCCGCGCTGGCCGAGACCGGGGTGCTGCTGCGTACCCAGGGCGACCTCTTTCCCGGGGTCAGCGCCCGCCGCGCGGAGCCCGCCACCACCGCCGCCCTGAAGGGACGGTCGGTGATGGTCGAGGTGCTGGCCAACGCCGTACGCGACCGGCAGCGCACGCCCGACGAGCCGCTGGAGATCGGACTGCCGCAACGGGAGACCCTCGTCCTCGACCCGGAGACCGTCGCCGCGGCGCGCGACCGGGCCCGGCGCAGCGGCCGGCCGCACAACCTGGCCCGTGCCGTCTTCGACGTGGAACTCGTCCACGCGCTCGGCAACCAGATCGCCGAGCGGATCGGCGCCGACCCGCTCGGCGGGGAGAACCTGCTCGACGAGGCGGATCTCGCCGAGATCCGCCGCGAACTGCGCGAGGAGCCGCAGGTGCGGGCCACTCTGGACGAACTGTGGCCGGTGCTGACCCCGCAACGTCTGCTCGCCGACCTGTACGCCTCGGCCGACCGGATCACCGCCGCCGCGCCGATGCTCACCGTCGAGGAGCGGGCCGCCCTGCACCGCGGACCGGGCGGCTGGACGCCGGCGGACGTGCCGCTGCTGGACGAGGCGGCGGAACTGCTCGGCGAGGACGACCGCGCCGCCGCCGCCCGCCGGGACCGGATCCGCGCCCTGCAACGCGAGTACGCCGAGGGGGTACTGGAGATCGCCCGTGGTTCCCGGTCGATCGACGTCGAGGACGAGGCCGACGGCGGCGAGATCCTCGGGGTGACCGACCTGCTCGACGCCGACCGGCTGTTGGAGCGGCACGAGGAGGCGGATCGGCTGACCACCGCGCAGCGCGCGGCGGCCGACCGGAGCTGGGCGTTCGGCCACGTCATCGTCGACGAGGCGCAGGAGCTGTCGCCGATGGCCTGGCGGTTGCTGATGCGGCGCTGCCCGAGCCGGTCGATGACCATCGTGGGCGACGTGGCACAGACCGGCGCGCTGGCCGGCACCCCGTCGTGGGCCGAGGCGCTGGCGCCGTACGTGGCGGATCGGTGGCGGCTGACCGAGCTGACCGTCAGCTACCGCACCCCCGCCGAGATCATGGAGGTCGCCGCCGGCGTGCTGGCCGAGATCGACCCGGCACTGCGCCCACCGCGCGCCGTACGCTCCGGCGGCTTTCCGCCCCAGGAGCGCGCGGTGCCGGCGCGGCGACTGGCGGCCGACCTGGTCGAGATCGCCGCGGCGGAGGCGGGCGCACTTGCCGACGGGCGGCTCGGCGTGATCGTCCCCGCCGGCCGGGTCGACGACCTCGGTACCGCGCTGACCTCGGCCCTGCCCGAGGCGGCGGTCGGCGAGCAGCCGGATCTGGGGAGCCGGGTCGTGGTGCTCACCGTCGCCGAGGCGAAGGGCCTGGAGTTCGACTCGGTCATCGTGGTCGACCCCGAGCGGATCGTCGCCGAATCCCCCCGGGGCCGCAGCGACCTCTACGTCGCCCTGACCCGAGCCACCCAACGCCTGACGACCCTCACCCCCGCTCGTGTTGATCAAGAAGTTTTGGACACCTCGGTCCGACCCGACCAAGCTTCTTGA